One Lycium barbarum isolate Lr01 chromosome 5, ASM1917538v2, whole genome shotgun sequence genomic window carries:
- the LOC132639569 gene encoding formin-like protein 18, with the protein MARTCIAAARGRGGGRGAGRGAAPVGSGVPVVDPVPPVVPNKAAGVAAAPARPTAVLVPPGAAAAQGVPDALSQVLNLLRGLAQGGAIPVGPAGRGAGVAAPDPDRAQTPGVQQAAAVAPRLDEVRGF; encoded by the coding sequence atggcgagaacatGCATTGCAGCagctagaggtagaggtggaggcagaggagctGGCAGAGGGGCAGCCCCAGTTGGGAGTGGCGTCCCAGTGGTTGACCCCGTACCTCCAGTGGTCCCTAACAAGGCAGCGGGAGTTGCAGCCGCACCTGCCCGGCCAACAGCAGTACTAGTTCCaccaggagctgcagctgctcaAGGTGTACCAGACGCGTTGTCACAAGTACTGAATCTGTTGCGTGGGTTAGCACAAGGCGGAGCTATACCAGTGggtccagcaggtaggggcgcaGGGGTAGCGGCTCCAGATCCGGACAGAGCACAGACTCCGGGGGTTCAGCAAGCAGCAGCGGTGGCGCCTCGCTTGGATGAGGTTCGAGGGTTTTGA